In Amyelois transitella isolate CPQ chromosome 13, ilAmyTran1.1, whole genome shotgun sequence, a genomic segment contains:
- the LOC106132055 gene encoding uncharacterized protein LOC106132055, whose amino-acid sequence MCRDEAGVGLLHKAIFYDYMDIAEWLVKQNPMLVHQKDSEGRTPLHYAAVCRDEAAAAALLEGAGAARGARDAAGRAPAHYRGPARSLLALPSSPDMARETRNPPGLVIKRHNIRIWCHDCDMSRLQRVVWEGHGARLLSEVSNQPVVKKFLEAVPYIMNTIREIHNSVVQNDLEGLMKHSGDPVPPQALSSRDAHNMTVMHKAAGLGHGGILRYIAERYPQGINDIDNDGRTPLHYAATVRDEQHTYNMLVSMGADEAATDNKNKTPGYYINRPHEIDKSNLKSVPEAPRTPSSAYPSSWDWKLLDTEVIQELNKKSRRKNTKTSNENLSSKNNTQTVSDSTETHTTNAMKASSTREFIKNLPDLDDKKVYHTKVDEVVQNDQTDETEKDAKEEEEPSDKDDEAEKHDFEYEKDSEKEGLENEKDEENYNSDEEKDEENNEEKYKSDEEKGEEKHDSEDEEDVVNHTFKANNDEKNNESEEHENSDQIKEPIVLEERNDDETKRDVENEDIDSSDNNAEQSNEKNEKLDKDESEYNISKNFIEQNDDNDDNKQVDDSENDQNENNHQENEPVLIEETTSVKSHDEVEGSENIKEEDSGVTGSEGKFNNDHSEDDDDVQVQGDTHTENNETLHKIANESIDTESTKRGNDTNGRNTQESLISGIVSGEAEQDSQDASITQREESVHGDLLVVDHEIDPEVTELINSANMEMLATLVLNGEGSRLVGRRSGNSELQAFLDNVPTYMQKINRVHLAAREGNIRELQAALDRRKFAIARDPISPNGATPLHVATVFGKTNIMKYLGGRFPETLSAVDFEGRTALHYAAVLPDNGHYYNLLQQLGSNSKDLDDNGRTAEDYLKNPDLLPFTQLMSDYGITEEFAREMLSDKGSRAANGHMDIPIFQTDEGRYLAKSLGDPLIKGLTEVANVKPKDPVAFLASFLHNFPDQEKPQLGTQENLMVTRQAAEVENMQAPPDVAAPAMAAKVARSASKTATKHRPIEVVTVDPQPETTPDGPETAFSSASRDEHGQSMLHFAAARTHTRNALFQLLQESDISLGYRDELYRTARDVSIQANILENTAEIDRWVLHLAARGNTEKIMELLLEGYDHILDVVDEEGVTITDVITQRGDSEMGNLLASIPAFEESREALHGAVRRGDLLAVQEILSAEGGRTLARSQNTFGRTALHISVLAQNEEIVAYLAQTYPELLRIGDNLERMPLHYAMGVEKIESLSRLLIRAGAKRVLKDLKGRQPSYYFMNKSDILRLKEEEEVY is encoded by the exons gTTTGGTGATAAAACGCCACAACATACGAATATGGTGCCACGACTGCGACATGTCGCGTCTGCAGCGCGTCGTGTGGGAGGGCCACGGCGCGAGGCTGCTCAGCGAGGTCTCCAACCAGCCCGTAGTCAAGAAGTTTCTAGAAGCCGTGCCTTATATTATG AATACGATTCGGGAAATCCACAACTCAGTCGTCCAGAATGACCTGGAGGGCCTCATGAAGCACTCCGGGGACCCGGTGCCTCCGCAAGCCCTCTCCAGCAGGGACGCTCATAACATGACAGTAATGCATAAG GCTGCAGGCCTTGGCCACGGGGGTATACTCCGGTACATCGCAGAGCGATACCCTCAGGGCATCAACGATATTGACAACGACGGTCGCACCCCCCTCCACTATGCAGCTACGGTCAGAGATGAACAGCACACGTATAACATGCTGGTCAGTATGGGGGCAGACGAGGCCGCTACTGATAAC aaaaataaaaccccGGGTTACTACATTAATAGACCACATGAAATAGACAAGTCTAATCTAAAATCTGTACCTGAGGCACCCAGAACTCCATCAAGTGCATATCCATCATCATGGGACTGGAAACTACTTGATACTGAAGTAATacaagaattaaataaaaaatcgagGAGGAAGAATACGAAAAcatcaaatgaaaatttatcatCTAAAAACAATACTCAAACAGTTTCGGATAGCACGGAAACTCACACTACAAATGCAATGAAAGCTAGTAGTACACGAGagttcataaaaaatttaccAGACTTGGacgataaaaaagtatatcaTACAAAG GTTGATGAAGTAGTTCAAAATGATCAAACTGATGAAACTGAAAAAGATgctaaagaagaagaagaacctTCAGATAAAGATGATGAGGCAGAAAAACATGATTTTGAATATGAAAAGGATTCTGAAAAAGAAGGGTTAGAAAACGAAAAAGATGAAGAAAATTACAATTCTGATGAAGAAAAAgatgaagaaaataatgaagaaaaatacaaGTCTGATGAAGAAAAAGGTGAAGAAAAACATGATTCTGAAGATGAAGAAGATGTAGTCAACCATACTTTTAAAGCGAAcaatgatgaaaaaaataacgaaagtGAAGAACATGAAAATAGCGATCAAATAAAGGAGCCGATAGTTTTGGAAGAAAGAAATGACGATGAAACTAAGCGTGATGTGGAAAATGAAGATATTGATAGTAGTGACAATAATGCAGAACAgagtaatgaaaaaaatgaaaaactcGACAAAGATGAATCTGAATATAACAtaagcaaaaattttattgagcaaaatgatgataatgacGACAACAAACAAGTCGATGATAGCGAAAATGatcaaaatgaaaacaatCACCAAGAAAATGAACCAGTTTTAATAGAAGAAACAACTTCTGTGAAAAGTCATGATGAAGTTGAAGGCAGCGAAAATATCAAAGAAGAAGATTCTGGTGTTACAGGAAGTGaaggtaaatttaataatgacCACAGCGAAGACGATGATGATGTTCAAGTACAAGGAGATACACACACAGAAAATAACGAAACATTGCATAAAATAGCAAACGAATCAATTGACACAGAAAGTACCAAGAGAG GAAACGACACCAACGGCCGAAATACACAAGAAAGTCTTATATCTGGCATTGTTAGTGGCGAAGCTGAACAGGATTCGCAGGATGCAAGTATAACTCAAAGAGAAGAATCCGTTCATGGCGACCTGCTTGTTGTT GATCACGAAATAGACCCTGAAGTcacagaattaataaatagtgcCAATATGGAAATGTTAGCTACTTTAGTTTTAAATGGCGAAGGATCGAGACTAGTAGGTAGAAGATCTGGAAACTCTGAATTACAAGCTTTCTTAGACAACGTTCCTACATATAtg caaaAAATTAACAGAGTTCACTTGGCAGCTAGAGAAGGAAATATAAGGGAACTGCAAGCAGCTTTGGATAGAAGAAAGTTTGCAATAGCACGGGATCCGATATCACCTAACGGTGCAACTCCGCTACATGTGGCTACAGTATTCGGAAAAACAAACATCATGAAATATTTGGGCGGAAG GTTTCCAGAAACACTATCTGCTGTAGACTTTGAAGGAAGAACTGCTTTACACTATGCCGCTGTGTTGCCAGATAATGgacattattacaatttattacagCAGCTTGGTTCTAATTCAAAAGACTTAGATGAC aatggTCGAACTGCtgaagattatttaaaaaatccggACTTGCTTCCGTTTACTCAATTGATGTCAGATTATGGAATAACTGAAGAATTCGCACGTGAAATGTTATCAGATAAAGGTAG CCGAGCTGCTAATGGCCACATGGACATTCCCATCTTTCAGACCGACGAAGGCAGATACCTAGCAAAGT CTCTCGGCGATCCTTTGATCAAAGGTCTGACCGAAGTGGCTAACGTTAAACCCAAGGACCCGGTTGCATTTCTGGCGAGTTTTCTTCACAATTTCCCTGATCAAGAGAAACCTCAATTAGGTACGCAG GAGAATCTGATGGTGACCCGTCAGGCGGCAGAAGTGGAGAACATGCAGGCACCACCAGACGTCGCCGCGCCCGCGATGGCGGCTAAGGTCGCCCGCAGCGCCTCCAAAACCGCCACCAAACACCGCCCCATAGAGGTGGTGACGGTAGACCCGCAGCCCGAAACGACTCCCGATGGACCGGAGACAGCCTTCAGCAGTGCCAGTCGA gACGAACACGGCCAATCCATGCTTCACTTCGCGGCCGCTCGCACCCACACCAGGAACGCGCTGTTCCAACTCCTGCAGGAATCCGACATCAGTCTGGGATACCGGGACGAGCTGTACCGGACAGCCCGGGACGTGTCCATACAGGCCAACATCTTGGAGAACACGGCAGAGATCGACAGATGGGTGCTACATTTGGCCGCGAGAG GgaatacagaaaaaataatggagtTACTACTAGAAGGTTACGATCACATTCTAGACGTAGTCGATGAAGAAGGCGTGACAATCACCGACGTGATCACCCAGCGAGGGGACAGCGAAATGGGGAACCTTCTCGCTTCCATTCCAGCGTTTGAG GAGTCGCGAGAAGCTCTTCACGGCGCTGTCAGACGTGGTGACCTGTTGGCTGTCCAGGAAATACTGTCGGCTGAAGGAGGACGTACGCTCGCCCGCAGTCAGAACACATTTGGAAGAACCGCCCTGCACATCTCTGTTCTGGCCCAAAACGAGGAGATCGTCGCCTACTTGGCGCAAACTTATCCTGAACTGTTACGGATTGGAGATAAT CTGGAACGCATGCCTTTGCATTACGCGATGGGAGTAGAGAAAATAGAGTCACTGAGCAGATTGCTGATCCGGGCCGGAGCCAAGCGAGTCCTCAAAGACCTAAAGGGCCGGCAGCCTTCCTACTACTTCATGAACAAGTCGGACATATTGCGTTTGAAAGAAGAAGAGGAAGTCTACTGA
- the LOC132902409 gene encoding arginine kinase has protein sequence MSSARPTRTPLSASSNKATPPLVLSRFLKRSVFEVIKERITKLDHDLFDVIWPAVKKLPDNRNIVQTVEEDFPGGITAPDYYVYEVFHEFLMPLIKDLHNININSELPLHPKSDFIKIQPKTSAAEPLVELNIDPNDEFVLSGAIECSRNLDGFELPLNLKVGKLETIERIITTILMQDDFTKFSEPSNPESDQKGGTYYTLNEVLEKPSEICASLASSGLLIALCDREEIDDCTRLHGRHWPYGRGVFVTEDKTVAVWINVHDHLRVLVSTPTDSPGEIGLPFSKMSFIMSYLHERLDFVWHKKLGHLSSRPTYLGAGIRFSLIVSFPGLSKDSDNMKHLCAMRGLQYRETLSANIARISNYQSLSITETNCFNDFATASSNLLHLEKDLSMQNSAHIATMLTNIFRRKRSSLADLDSPEKHPKF, from the exons atgt CATCAGCGAGACCAACCCGCACCCCACTTTCAGCATCGTCTAATAAAGCTACACCACCATTAGTCCTAAGCAGATTCCTTAAACGTTCAGTTTTTGAAGTaattaaagaaagaataacAAAACTCGATCATGACCTTTTTGATGTTATTTGGCCGGCAGTGAAGAAACTACCAGATAATAGAAATATTGTCCAAACCGTTGAGGAAGACTTTCCTGGAGGAATAACTGCACCCGATTATTATGTGTATGAAGTTTTTCATGAATTTTTAATGCCACTTATCAAagatttgcataatattaacataaactCAGAATTACCTTTACACCCTAAATCcgactttataaaaatacagccAAAGACCTCGGCAGCTGAACCCCTTGTTGAATTAAATATCGATCCGAACGATGAGTTCGTACTTTCTGGTGCTATTGAATGTTCGAGAAATTTAGACGGCTTTGAATTACCATTGAACTTAAAGGTAGGAAAATTGGAAACCATTGAAAGAATAATAACAACAATATTAATGCAAGATGATTTCACAAAGTTCAGTGAACCTTCAAATCCCGAATCTGATCAAAAAGGCGGTACTTATTACACTTTAAATGAAGTTTTAGAAAAGCCGTCTGAAATCTGTGCATCTCTTGCGTCTAGTGGTTTATTGATAGCATTATGTGACAGGGAAGAAATCGATGACTGCACTCGCTTACATGGTCGACATTGGCCTTATGGTCGAGGCGTTTTTGTCACTGAAGATAAAACAGTAGCTGTTTGGATAAATGTACATGACCACTTGCGAGTGCTCGTATCAACACCTACAGATTCTCCAGGGGAGATAGGTCTCCCATTTAGTAAAATGTCTTTTATCATGTCGTATCTTCACGAAAGACTTGATTTTGTCTGGCATAAAAAACTAGGACACTTGAGCAGCAGACCTACATATTTAGGTGCTGGTATAAGATTCAGCCTCATTGTCAGTTTTCCTGGCTTATCTAAAGATTCGGATAATATGAAACATTTATGTGCCATGAGAGGATTACAATACAGAGAAACGTTAAGTGCAAATATAGCAAGAATAAGCAATTATCAATCCCTAAGCATTACAGAAACAAACTGTTTTAATGACTTTGCGACGGCTTCATCAAATCTTTTGCATTTGGAGAAAGATTTATCCATGCAAAATTCAGCTCACATTGCGACAATgctaacaaatattttccgaAGAAAGAGGAGCAGCTTAGCCGATTTAGATAGCCCTGAAAAGCatccaaaattttaa